From the Buchnera aphidicola (Ceratovacuna japonica) genome, one window contains:
- the pnp gene encoding polyribonucleotide nucleotidyltransferase: MKNYIKHKFKYGNNTVILETGVIAKQATSAVFVNVDDTIVLVTVVFNKNVQEDTNFFPLTVNYQERTYAAGRIPGGFFRREGRPSENEILIARLIDRPIRPLFPEGLLNEIQIIATVVSVNPQINPDLVAIIGASAALNISGIPFFGPIGVSRVGLINKKYCLNPTVQDMKFSNLDLIVSGTKKAILMVEAEANMLSENEILNAILFGYKRQKKLIKNILLFSKKVKKPKIECSFLLNQKKLFYKIKKFYKNKIVDSYLIKLKSKREEKINILKNDILNFISSEYSQYNKVEIDNAINLVEKYIFRKMILKNFKRIDDRNFDQIRKIYIQTGTLPRVHGSSLFTRGQTQSLVSVTLGTSRDAQNLDELLGDKTDNFLFHYNFPSYSVGETGSSRSPKRREIGHGKLAKKSLIASMPDIKQFPYTIRIVSEITESNGSSSMASVCGASLALMDAGVPIKFAIAGIAMGLIKKYNEYVILSDISGEEDHLGDMDFKIAGSIIGITSLQMDIKISGITIEIIEVALKKAKTARIKILKIMSKHINSPRKEISKFAPRIHIIKINPGKIKDVIGKGGSVIRMLTEETGTTIEIEDDGTVKISSILQDQAKNAIRKIRKITSEIEVGKIYSGKITKIVEFGAFVSIGLGKEGLVHISQISNKRISKVSNFLNINQNVLVKVLEIDKNGRLRLSIKDAKI, from the coding sequence TTGAAAAATTATATAAAACATAAATTTAAATATGGTAATAATACTGTTATTTTAGAAACAGGTGTTATTGCAAAGCAAGCTACTTCTGCTGTATTTGTAAATGTAGATGACACTATAGTTCTTGTTACAGTAGTTTTTAATAAAAATGTTCAGGAAGATACTAATTTTTTTCCTTTAACAGTAAATTATCAAGAAAGAACATATGCTGCTGGTAGAATACCTGGAGGTTTTTTTAGGAGAGAGGGAAGACCTAGTGAAAACGAAATATTAATAGCTAGATTAATAGACAGACCTATAAGACCATTGTTTCCAGAAGGATTGCTAAATGAAATACAAATTATAGCAACTGTTGTGTCTGTAAATCCTCAAATAAATCCAGATTTAGTAGCTATTATAGGTGCGTCTGCTGCCTTAAATATTTCAGGAATTCCATTTTTTGGACCTATAGGAGTTTCTAGAGTTGGTTTAATAAATAAAAAATATTGTTTAAATCCTACTGTTCAAGACATGAAATTTAGTAATTTAGATTTAATAGTTTCAGGAACTAAAAAAGCTATATTAATGGTAGAAGCCGAAGCAAACATGTTAAGTGAAAATGAAATATTAAATGCTATTTTATTTGGATACAAACGTCAAAAAAAACTTATAAAAAATATTTTATTGTTTTCTAAAAAAGTAAAAAAACCAAAAATAGAATGTAGCTTTTTATTAAATCAAAAAAAATTATTTTATAAAATTAAAAAATTTTATAAAAACAAAATTGTTGATTCTTATTTAATAAAATTGAAGTCTAAGAGAGAAGAAAAAATTAATATCTTAAAAAATGATATTTTAAATTTTATTAGTTCAGAATATTCTCAATATAATAAAGTAGAAATAGATAATGCTATAAATTTAGTCGAAAAGTATATTTTTAGAAAAATGATTTTAAAAAATTTTAAAAGAATTGATGATAGAAATTTTGATCAAATAAGAAAAATATATATACAAACAGGCACTTTGCCTAGAGTACATGGATCTTCTTTATTTACTAGAGGTCAAACTCAGTCTTTGGTGTCTGTGACTTTAGGAACTTCTAGAGATGCACAAAACTTAGATGAATTATTAGGTGATAAAACAGATAATTTTTTATTTCATTATAATTTTCCTTCTTATTCTGTAGGAGAAACAGGATCATCTAGATCTCCTAAAAGAAGAGAAATAGGTCATGGTAAATTAGCTAAAAAAAGTTTAATTGCTTCAATGCCTGACATAAAACAATTTCCTTACACTATAAGAATAGTCTCAGAAATTACTGAATCTAATGGTTCTTCTTCAATGGCTTCTGTTTGTGGAGCTTCTTTAGCATTAATGGATGCTGGTGTTCCTATAAAGTTTGCAATAGCAGGAATAGCTATGGGCCTTATAAAAAAATATAATGAATATGTAATTTTATCTGATATTTCTGGAGAAGAAGATCATTTAGGAGATATGGATTTTAAAATAGCTGGAAGTATAATTGGTATAACTTCTTTACAAATGGACATAAAAATATCAGGTATAACTATAGAAATAATAGAAGTTGCGTTAAAAAAAGCCAAAACAGCTAGAATAAAAATTTTAAAAATTATGTCCAAGCATATTAATTCTCCTAGAAAGGAAATATCTAAGTTTGCTCCAAGAATTCATATTATTAAAATAAATCCTGGAAAGATAAAAGATGTCATAGGTAAAGGAGGGTCAGTTATAAGAATGCTTACTGAAGAAACAGGCACTACCATAGAAATAGAGGATGATGGAACTGTTAAGATTTCGTCTATTTTGCAAGATCAAGCTAAAAATGCTATAAGAAAAATTAGAAAAATTACTTCTGAAATAGAAGTAGGAAAAATATATTCAGGTAAAATTACTAAAATAGTTGAATTTGGAGCTTTTGTATCTATAGGTTTAGGAAAAGAAGGATTAGTACACATATCACAAATTTCTAATAAAAGAATTAGTAAAGTATCTAATTTTTTAAATATAAATCAAAATGTTTTGGTAAAAGTTTTAGAAATAGATAAAAATGGAAGATTGCGACTTAGTATAAAGGATGCAAAAATTTAA
- the rpsO gene encoding 30S ribosomal protein S15: MVLENIKMSEIFMKFGKNIKDSGSTEVQIALITFKIKRLKVHFDINKKDNSSKRGLLCMVSKRRKLLNYLKRNSFSRYKFVIKKLSIRR, translated from the coding sequence ATGGTATTAGAAAATATAAAGATGTCAGAAATATTTATGAAATTTGGTAAAAATATTAAAGACAGTGGATCTACAGAAGTACAGATTGCATTAATAACATTTAAAATAAAAAGATTAAAGGTGCATTTTGATATAAACAAAAAAGATAATAGTAGTAAAAGAGGTTTGTTATGTATGGTTTCTAAAAGAAGAAAATTATTAAATTATTTGAAGAGAAATTCATTTTCTAGATATAAATTTGTTATTAAAAAACTTTCTATAAGAAGATAA
- the rbfA gene encoding 30S ribosome-binding factor RbfA: MILDFNRQDKVSAIIRKEISNILSFSINDKRINFSVTISDVEISKDFKHVKIFFTVLNIFNSNNIKNIKKILNSYKKYIIKLLCKKIILRTAPKLNFYYDNSFLEGNKISKILKKCF; encoded by the coding sequence ATGATTTTAGATTTTAATAGGCAGGATAAAGTTTCTGCTATTATAAGAAAAGAGATATCTAATATTTTATCTTTTTCTATAAATGATAAAAGAATTAATTTTTCTGTAACTATTTCTGATGTAGAAATTTCTAAAGATTTTAAACATGTAAAAATATTTTTTACTGTATTAAATATTTTTAATTCTAATAATATTAAAAATATAAAAAAAATATTAAATAGTTATAAAAAATATATTATAAAATTGCTTTGTAAAAAAATTATATTGAGAACAGCTCCTAAATTAAATTTTTATTATGATAATTCATTTTTAGAAGGTAATAAAATATCAAAAATTTTAAAAAAATGTTTTTAA
- the ftsH gene encoding ATP-dependent zinc metalloprotease FtsH, whose amino-acid sequence MSDSVKNIIIWLFVSIIFMSILQSFVSKNSFNNRISYTTFLSEINKNKISQVTIDGRQIEIVNKDNNKYYTTIPINDQKLLDILLLKNVKVFGRTPTSPGFFTSIIVSWLPMFLLIGIWIFFVKHLNSGGKGAMSFGRDKSKMLPENKIKITFSDVAGCDEAKEEVKELVEYLKKPKKFKKLGGKIPKGILLVGPPGTGKTLLAKAVSGEAKVPFFTISGSDFVEMFVGVGASRVRDMFENARKFSPCIIFIDEIDAVGRQRGAGLGGGHDEREQTLNQILVEMDGFEENEGVILIAATNRPDVLDPALLRPGRFDRRVVVSLPDIKGRKQILKVHMKNVLIKKNVSTSILARGTPGFSGADLANLVNEAALLSARLNKDSISMSEFEISKDKIIMGSERKSMIMTDKQKESTAYHEAGHVIVGRLVPDHDPAHKVTIIPRGMSLGSTFFLPEDDQLSMSKQKLESKISTLYGGRLAEEIIYGSKNISTGAFQDIKMATNIARNMVTQWGFSKKLGPIFYTKEKEEIFLGKNISVASNISDKTIRIIDKEIKILIESNYNRAFKILKDNIDILHAMKEALIKYETIEMFQIDDLMNRKSVRKNINSKINKIK is encoded by the coding sequence TTGAGTGATTCAGTTAAAAATATAATTATTTGGTTGTTTGTATCTATTATATTTATGTCTATTTTACAAAGTTTTGTATCAAAGAATTCTTTTAATAATAGAATATCTTATACTACTTTTCTATCAGAAATAAATAAAAATAAAATATCTCAAGTTACGATTGATGGCAGGCAGATAGAAATAGTAAATAAAGATAACAATAAATATTATACTACTATACCAATTAACGATCAAAAATTGTTAGATATTTTATTGTTGAAAAACGTCAAAGTATTTGGTAGAACTCCTACGTCACCAGGATTTTTTACTTCTATTATAGTATCTTGGCTTCCTATGTTTTTGTTAATAGGTATATGGATTTTTTTTGTAAAACATCTTAATTCTGGAGGAAAAGGTGCTATGTCTTTTGGAAGAGACAAATCTAAGATGCTTCCAGAAAATAAAATAAAAATTACTTTTTCTGATGTTGCTGGATGTGATGAGGCTAAAGAAGAAGTTAAAGAATTAGTAGAATATTTAAAAAAACCAAAAAAATTTAAAAAGTTAGGAGGTAAAATTCCAAAAGGAATATTATTGGTTGGACCTCCAGGAACTGGTAAAACATTATTAGCTAAAGCAGTTTCTGGAGAGGCTAAGGTTCCATTTTTTACTATATCAGGTTCAGATTTTGTTGAAATGTTTGTAGGAGTAGGAGCTTCTAGAGTTAGAGATATGTTTGAAAACGCAAGAAAATTTTCTCCATGTATAATATTTATAGATGAAATAGATGCTGTTGGAAGACAAAGAGGAGCAGGTTTAGGAGGAGGGCATGATGAAAGAGAGCAAACTTTAAATCAAATACTTGTAGAAATGGATGGCTTTGAAGAAAATGAAGGAGTCATATTAATTGCTGCTACAAATAGACCTGATGTTTTAGATCCTGCTTTGTTAAGACCTGGAAGATTTGACAGAAGAGTAGTTGTTTCTTTACCTGATATAAAAGGAAGAAAACAAATATTAAAAGTACATATGAAAAATGTACTAATAAAAAAAAATGTATCAACTTCTATTTTAGCTAGAGGAACTCCAGGTTTTTCAGGAGCTGATTTAGCAAACTTAGTTAACGAAGCAGCTCTTCTTTCTGCTAGATTAAATAAAGATAGCATATCTATGTCAGAATTTGAAATTTCTAAAGATAAGATAATTATGGGATCAGAAAGAAAATCTATGATTATGACTGATAAACAAAAAGAGTCTACAGCGTATCATGAGGCAGGTCATGTAATAGTAGGAAGATTAGTACCAGATCACGATCCAGCTCATAAAGTTACCATAATTCCTAGAGGAATGTCTTTAGGATCTACTTTTTTTTTACCAGAAGATGATCAATTAAGTATGAGTAAACAAAAGTTAGAAAGTAAAATATCTACTTTGTATGGAGGAAGACTAGCAGAAGAAATAATTTATGGATCTAAAAATATTTCTACTGGAGCATTTCAGGACATAAAAATGGCTACGAATATAGCAAGGAATATGGTAACTCAATGGGGATTTTCTAAAAAGTTAGGTCCTATATTTTATACTAAAGAAAAAGAAGAAATATTTTTAGGAAAAAATATATCTGTAGCTTCTAACATATCTGATAAAACTATTAGAATTATTGATAAGGAAATAAAAATATTAATAGAATCTAATTATAATAGAGCATTTAAAATTTTAAAAGATAATATTGATATTCTTCATGCTATGAAAGAAGCTCTAATTAAATATGAAACTATTGAAATGTTTCAAATAGATGATTTGATGAATAGAAAAAGTGTAAGAAAAAATATAAATTCTAAAATTAATAAAATAAAATAG
- the rlmE gene encoding 23S rRNA (uridine(2552)-2'-O)-methyltransferase RlmE — translation MKYKKFSKSSKNWLRRNSKDKNVLTSIEKNLISRSWFKIHEINLKSCIFKKNINVIDLGSSPGGWSKYASKYTKNGGRIISCDINNMKFTNNIHFYKGNLLNKSFLNLFLNKISIYNIDLLMSDMSPNISGNKCVDDCNTINLLNLSFNICKKIFLKKGIYVTKAFEGKYLNKHIKILKNFFINIKIHKLKSSYSSSRELFIVCKGIR, via the coding sequence ATGAAATATAAAAAGTTTTCTAAAAGTTCTAAAAATTGGTTACGAAGAAATTCAAAAGATAAAAATGTTTTAACTTCTATAGAAAAAAATTTAATATCTAGATCTTGGTTTAAAATACATGAGATAAATTTAAAAAGTTGTATATTTAAGAAAAATATTAATGTTATAGATTTAGGATCTTCTCCTGGGGGTTGGTCAAAATATGCTTCTAAATATACCAAAAATGGAGGAAGAATTATATCATGCGATATTAATAATATGAAATTTACTAATAATATACATTTTTATAAAGGAAATTTATTAAATAAAAGTTTTTTAAATCTTTTTTTAAACAAAATTAGTATATATAATATTGATCTATTAATGTCTGATATGTCACCTAATATTAGTGGTAATAAATGTGTTGATGATTGTAATACGATAAATTTATTAAATTTGTCTTTTAACATATGCAAAAAAATTTTTTTAAAAAAAGGAATTTATGTAACTAAAGCATTTGAAGGAAAATATTTAAATAAGCATATAAAGATTTTAAAAAATTTTTTTATAAATATAAAAATTCATAAGTTAAAATCTTCTTATAGCAGTTCCAGAGAATTATTTATTGTATGTAAAGGAATAAGATGA
- the greA gene encoding transcription elongation factor GreA, giving the protein MVNKIPITILGFKKLKSELNNLKNIKRKKIINSIKEAREHGDLKENAEYNAAREEQSFCEGRIKEIENKLFNANVIDITKIPNKNKVVFGVTVTIMDMLSKKFFTYKIVGEDESNFKSKFISIKSPISRGLIGKKVGEISVINTPNGITKYKILNVDHI; this is encoded by the coding sequence TTGGTTAATAAAATACCTATAACTATTTTAGGATTTAAAAAACTTAAAAGTGAATTGAACAATCTTAAAAATATTAAAAGGAAAAAAATTATAAATAGTATTAAAGAAGCTAGGGAACATGGAGATTTAAAAGAAAATGCAGAATATAATGCTGCAAGAGAAGAGCAAAGTTTTTGTGAAGGAAGAATAAAAGAAATAGAAAATAAATTGTTTAATGCTAATGTAATAGACATAACTAAGATACCAAATAAAAATAAAGTAGTTTTTGGAGTAACTGTGACTATAATGGACATGTTATCTAAAAAATTTTTTACATATAAAATTGTAGGTGAAGATGAGTCTAACTTCAAAAGTAAATTTATTTCTATAAAATCACCTATATCTAGAGGTTTAATAGGAAAAAAAGTAGGAGAAATATCTGTAATTAATACTCCTAATGGAATAACAAAATACAAAATTTTAAATGTAGATCATATATAA
- the rplU gene encoding 50S ribosomal protein L21 gives MKNIKVDKYMQVIFIIKNNQYMANLGDIINIDKLNLKEGEVFKSKKVLTISKNKNIVIGKPFIKKEYVTCLIKSHKKKKKINIIKFKRRKHYKKTQGHRQKYTIIKIIKISNKIGI, from the coding sequence ATGAAAAATATTAAAGTGGATAAATATATGCAAGTAATATTTATAATAAAAAATAACCAATATATGGCTAATTTAGGTGATATAATTAATATAGACAAATTAAATTTAAAAGAAGGAGAAGTATTTAAATCTAAAAAAGTTTTAACAATTTCTAAAAATAAAAATATAGTTATAGGTAAACCATTTATAAAAAAAGAATATGTAACATGTTTAATTAAATCTCATAAAAAAAAAAAAAAAATAAACATAATAAAATTTAAGAGAAGAAAACATTATAAAAAAACACAAGGTCATAGACAAAAATACACTATTATTAAAATAATAAAAATAAGTAACAAAATAGGAATATAA
- the cgtA gene encoding Obg family GTPase CgtA → MKFFDEILISIKAGDGGNGCTSFRREKFIPKGGPDGGDGGDGGNVWIISDFNINTLVKYNFKKIFSAENGKNGKKKKCSGKKGKDIYINVPLGTKVIDNKNKKILVDITKKKQTFLLIKGGKKGLGNYRFKTSTNRSPYKHTNGKIGKKLEIKLQLSILAEIGTLGLPNSGKSTLVSKISNSKTKIGTYPFTTVYPNLGTFKHYKKHFVVADLPGIIKGASKGTGLGIQFLKHLERCKILLHIVDFSLKKNSDVIKNINIIKNEIKIYNKRILKKPIWLILNKIDKINYKDKIDIIKSKYKIKKKFFLISAKYNKGINNLCENIIKFLKKKKKK, encoded by the coding sequence ATGAAATTTTTTGATGAAATTTTAATTAGTATAAAGGCCGGAGATGGAGGAAACGGATGTACAAGTTTTAGAAGAGAAAAATTCATACCTAAAGGAGGACCTGATGGAGGAGATGGAGGGGATGGAGGAAACGTATGGATAATATCTGATTTTAACATTAATACATTAGTAAAATATAATTTTAAAAAGATTTTTTCAGCAGAAAATGGAAAAAATGGAAAAAAAAAGAAATGCTCTGGTAAAAAAGGAAAAGATATTTATATTAATGTTCCTCTAGGAACTAAAGTAATAGACAATAAAAATAAAAAAATTTTAGTAGATATAACAAAAAAAAAACAAACATTTCTTCTTATAAAAGGAGGTAAAAAAGGATTAGGTAATTATAGATTTAAAACTTCTACTAATAGGTCTCCATATAAACATACTAATGGAAAAATAGGAAAAAAATTAGAAATTAAATTACAATTAAGTATATTAGCTGAGATTGGCACATTAGGACTACCTAATTCAGGAAAATCTACATTAGTAAGTAAAATATCTAATTCTAAAACAAAAATTGGAACATATCCATTTACTACTGTATATCCAAATTTAGGAACATTTAAACATTATAAAAAACATTTTGTAGTAGCAGATTTACCAGGAATAATTAAGGGGGCGTCTAAGGGGACAGGATTAGGTATACAATTTTTAAAACATTTAGAAAGGTGTAAAATATTATTACATATAGTAGATTTCTCTTTAAAAAAAAATTCTGATGTTATTAAAAATATAAATATTATAAAAAATGAAATAAAAATATATAACAAAAGAATATTAAAAAAACCTATATGGTTAATATTAAATAAAATAGACAAGATTAATTATAAAGATAAAATAGATATAATAAAGTCAAAATATAAAATAAAAAAAAAATTTTTTTTAATATCAGCTAAATATAATAAAGGAATTAACAATCTTTGTGAAAATATAATAAAATTTTTAAAAAAAAAAAAAAAAAAATAA
- the rpsI gene encoding 30S ribosomal protein S9 produces MKTKNYGTGRRKTSSARVFLKIGNGEIFINKKHIHDYFKNKTLCTVVLQPILLLNIKNKFNFKITVKGGGISSQASAIRHGITKSIIEYDNSFKPKLKKVGFVTRDSRKVERKKFGLRKSRKKPQFSKR; encoded by the coding sequence ATGAAAACAAAAAATTATGGAACCGGAAGAAGAAAAACTTCTTCTGCTAGAGTATTTTTAAAAATTGGAAATGGAGAAATATTTATAAATAAAAAACATATACATGATTATTTTAAAAATAAGACTTTATGTACTGTAGTATTACAACCAATATTATTATTAAATATAAAAAATAAATTTAATTTTAAAATTACTGTTAAAGGAGGAGGAATTTCAAGTCAAGCTAGCGCAATTAGACATGGTATTACTAAATCTATAATAGAGTATGATAATAGTTTTAAACCAAAATTAAAAAAAGTTGGATTTGTCACTAGAGATTCTAGAAAAGTAGAAAGAAAAAAATTTGGTTTAAGAAAATCTAGAAAAAAACCACAATTTTCTAAACGTTAA
- the rplM gene encoding 50S ribosomal protein L13, which translates to MKSYLTKNINKNKWFYVDAERKILGRLASNIAKYLMGKHKSNYANNINNGDYIIILNAEKISVTGNKIEDKIYYKHTGHIGGLKKICLKDMLALNPERVIRHAINGMLPKNSLRKIIMKKLKIYSGNVLRHISQKPKLLKI; encoded by the coding sequence ATGAAAAGTTATTTAACAAAAAACATAAACAAAAATAAATGGTTTTATGTAGATGCTGAAAGAAAAATATTGGGAAGATTAGCATCTAATATTGCTAAATATTTAATGGGAAAGCATAAATCAAATTATGCAAATAATATAAATAATGGAGATTATATAATTATATTAAATGCAGAAAAAATATCTGTTACTGGAAACAAGATAGAAGATAAAATTTATTATAAACATACTGGACATATAGGGGGTTTAAAAAAAATTTGTTTAAAAGATATGCTAGCTTTAAATCCTGAAAGAGTAATAAGACATGCTATAAATGGAATGTTACCAAAAAATTCTTTGAGAAAAATTATTATGAAAAAATTAAAAATTTATTCTGGTAATGTATTGAGACACATTTCTCAAAAACCAAAATTACTAAAAATTTAA
- a CDS encoding chorismate mutase, whose amino-acid sequence MKFKTNLLDFRKKINKIDKKIINLLFKRSYISKKIAEIKICIKKNIKDENREKEILLKIYNKSKKYNIYKKHIKRIFKHIIESSIKIQKETFKKLIKKKISLLGPKGSYSYYAAKKYCKKHNIYKKKFKYKSFKDSEKSVEEKKTDIAILPLENSNTGKIEEIYNILEKTKLFIVEVIHFKIDHCLLSKEKIKKEKIKTIYTHIQPFLQCEEFIKKFCKNSSIKFTKSTSIAIKKIINRKDKNIAAIGSEKNINLFKLKMLSKKIYNYKKNITKFIILKKKEKIKLCTKKKILLIRFSYKNKKFPNKIFSFLYKNKIEIKTVICNKSKIKNYKNIYYLEIINNSFLKKNIDFVLKKFLYISEDTKIIGNY is encoded by the coding sequence ATGAAATTTAAAACAAATCTTTTGGATTTTAGAAAAAAAATTAACAAAATAGATAAAAAAATAATTAATTTATTATTTAAAAGAAGTTATATTTCTAAAAAAATCGCAGAAATAAAGATATGCATAAAAAAAAATATAAAAGATGAAAATAGAGAAAAAGAAATTTTATTAAAAATATATAACAAATCTAAAAAATATAATATTTATAAAAAACATATAAAAAGAATATTTAAACATATAATAGAAAGTTCTATAAAAATACAAAAAGAAACATTCAAAAAATTAATAAAAAAAAAAATATCTTTGCTAGGTCCAAAAGGATCATATTCATATTATGCAGCAAAAAAATATTGTAAAAAGCATAATATATATAAAAAAAAGTTTAAATATAAAAGTTTTAAAGATTCAGAAAAATCTGTAGAAGAAAAAAAAACTGATATAGCAATATTGCCTCTAGAAAATTCAAACACAGGAAAAATAGAAGAAATATATAATATTTTAGAAAAAACTAAATTGTTTATTGTAGAAGTAATTCATTTTAAAATTGATCATTGTTTACTTTCAAAAGAAAAAATAAAAAAAGAAAAAATAAAAACTATATATACTCATATACAACCATTTTTACAATGTGAAGAATTTATAAAAAAATTTTGTAAAAACAGTAGTATAAAATTTACTAAAAGTACTTCAATTGCTATAAAAAAAATAATTAATAGAAAAGATAAAAATATAGCTGCTATAGGAAGTGAAAAAAATATAAATTTATTTAAATTAAAAATGTTGTCCAAAAAAATATACAATTATAAAAAAAATATTACTAAATTTATTATTTTGAAAAAAAAAGAGAAAATTAAATTATGTACAAAAAAAAAAATATTATTAATAAGATTTTCTTATAAAAACAAAAAATTTCCAAACAAAATTTTTAGTTTTTTATACAAAAACAAAATAGAAATAAAAACAGTTATTTGCAATAAATCAAAAATAAAAAATTATAAAAATATATATTATTTAGAAATAATAAATAATAGTTTTTTAAAAAAAAATATAGATTTTGTATTAAAAAAATTTTTATATATTTCAGAAGATACAAAAATAATAGGAAATTATTAA
- the ffh gene encoding signal recognition particle protein, protein MFNNLKKNFNNIIEKISGHGIITETDIKNTIREIRKSFLESDIPIKIIKKFIKKIKIKSIGKRINKSFTPGQELIKIIQEEMISEFGKKPSLINLSTKRPAIILIVGLQGMGKTTSVVKIANFIKKNYKKKVCTFSLDIKRPAAIEQLKFLSKLSNIDFLNIHNKREHIKILKSGLKEAKKKMYDCIVVDTAGRLHINKNMMNDLKNFQIFLNPIETLLVCDAMIGQDSIKIIETFKKYVKITGIVLTKTDSDARCGIAFSANKITKKPIKFLCDGEKIDKIKIFKPKKIVNKIIGMEDITSLIEKINLKIKKDNYILNKNQSHIKNTFNLNNFLEQIDQLNKMGGIEKIINKIPFRNVNRNKEIKNLNNSLVKSFKVIIQSMTKKERENPKIIKGSRKKRIALGSGTTVQKINILLQKFYNIKKIMKKIKKNGTKNFFQNFFVNKIF, encoded by the coding sequence ATGTTTAATAATCTAAAAAAAAATTTTAATAACATAATAGAAAAAATATCTGGGCATGGAATAATTACAGAAACAGACATAAAAAATACTATAAGAGAAATAAGAAAATCTTTTTTAGAGTCAGATATACCAATTAAAATAATTAAAAAATTTATAAAAAAAATAAAAATAAAGTCTATAGGAAAGAGAATAAATAAAAGTTTTACACCAGGTCAAGAACTAATAAAAATAATACAAGAAGAAATGATATCAGAATTTGGGAAAAAACCAAGTTTAATAAATTTGTCTACAAAAAGACCTGCAATAATATTAATTGTAGGACTGCAAGGAATGGGTAAAACAACTAGTGTAGTAAAAATTGCAAACTTTATAAAAAAAAACTATAAGAAAAAAGTTTGCACTTTTTCATTAGATATAAAAAGACCAGCGGCTATAGAACAATTAAAGTTTTTATCAAAATTATCAAATATAGACTTTCTTAACATACATAATAAAAGAGAACATATAAAAATATTAAAATCAGGACTTAAAGAAGCAAAAAAAAAAATGTATGATTGTATAGTTGTAGATACTGCTGGAAGGTTGCATATAAATAAAAATATGATGAATGACTTAAAAAATTTTCAAATATTTTTAAATCCTATAGAAACATTATTAGTATGTGATGCTATGATAGGGCAAGATTCTATAAAAATAATAGAAACTTTTAAAAAATATGTAAAAATAACAGGAATAGTGTTAACGAAAACAGATAGTGATGCAAGATGTGGTATTGCATTTTCAGCAAATAAAATTACAAAAAAGCCAATAAAATTTTTGTGTGATGGTGAAAAAATAGATAAAATAAAAATATTTAAACCAAAAAAAATAGTAAATAAGATAATAGGAATGGAGGATATAACATCCTTAATAGAAAAAATAAATTTAAAAATAAAAAAAGATAATTATATTTTAAATAAAAATCAGTCACATATAAAAAATACGTTTAATTTAAATAATTTTTTAGAACAAATTGATCAATTAAATAAAATGGGTGGAATAGAAAAAATAATAAATAAAATACCTTTTAGAAATGTAAACAGAAATAAAGAAATAAAAAATTTAAATAACTCTTTAGTAAAAAGCTTTAAAGTAATAATACAATCTATGACAAAAAAAGAAAGAGAAAATCCTAAAATAATAAAGGGATCTAGAAAAAAAAGAATAGCTTTAGGATCTGGAACAACAGTTCAAAAAATTAATATACTTTTACAAAAATTTTATAATATAAAAAAAATTATGAAAAAAATAAAAAAAAATGGAACAAAAAATTTTTTTCAAAATTTTTTTGTAAATAAAATTTTTTAA